GAACACTCTTCGTTGGAAAATAGCATTTTGGGATGATCTTTTCAACTTTTCCTCCATAGCCGTGGAATAGGTGGTTACTTCCAGAGGCAGATTCAGGGCGAGTTCTTAGTAGAAGTGAACCTATTGTTTTCAACTTACAACtctatatacatatactttGAGTcgaatttagaatttaaactaaactaattgtACTTTTTAATTATGGATATAgaatctctttttattttggttttttgACTTCTACATATATGTCATGTGACAAAAATATTAGGTTTGATTGAACCCATAGCTGAACTATTGCATTTGCCTCTACATATAATAAGACCACACTTATTTTAAATTCGCCTATTCGAAGTTTAAACTCATCTCTAGCGATGGTTGCCGCTCTCATATGGACTATGAAGTTTGTCAAATGAGCATGAAATAAACATTAAAGATCCCAACTATgacataagaaaataagtaagaaatccACTCATTagcatcaaaaaataaataagaaattcacttattttttaagaatatctCTTccgaaaaaattattttacccCCTAAATTCCTTTTTCTCCACTTCTCAAACAATGGAACCAAAGTCCCCATATTCTATATTTAAGTATATAACTTAAGTTTTTGTAAATTGTAGGTTACTACAGTTTTATTCTAGTTtagtttcatgattttttgaGAGACTtcttaaattttagatattagaaatctaaaaatgtcattttttttaattcattttataaGTGGACAGAAGATCTTAATTCGAATTACCCCAAATAATGTTATGCCTTCTTCATttctctttaaattttttaaaaactatttttattattagtttgGCTCAATTTCTTGcaataaaataagattaaaatacACACATAACACATCCAcatagaaattaaaatttatgcaaGAGTTCTTCATGTATTTGCATTAAATATTCAAGTACATTACTATCAAATACTATGAGTACACGTTTCAATATTATTTCATCATCAAATCTAGTAGTGaacaaactttgaaaaaaaCTAACCAATTAATGTCTccataattttcttcttcttttttccccaTACAAAATATTGGGTTTGATTGATCCCATAGTTAAACTAGTGCATCCGCCTCCATGAACACACTTATTTTAACAAGTCATTGGGAAGATGCAAGAAATATATTAAAGAAACCTTTAGTGCTTGCTGAATTTGGAAAGTCTAGTAGAGGTCAAGGATCAAGAGATATATTTATGAGTAGTGTATATAGAAAAGTGTATAATTTGGCAAAAGAAGGTGGAACAATGGGAGGAAGTTTAGTATGGCAACTAATGGCACATGGAATGGAGAATTAGgaagtttttttagtttttgcaaGGTTTGCTATTTTTAGTAAATTTCCTTATCTTCAACACACTATAAAAGGTGACATCTAACATATCACACATATAACATCTATAATTCACTATACAAAATGTCTTTTACAAGAAGAAGTTGCATTTCTGGGCTCTTTCTCTTGTTCTTAGCTCTTGCTTGTGAAGCGAATTCCGGGTTTATAGGAGTTAAAGATTCTCATTTTGAACTCAATGGATCCCCTTTTCTATTCAATGGTTTCAACTCATATTGGTTGATGCATGTTGCTGCTGATCCTACTGAAAGATACAAAGTCACTGAGGTTCTTAAAGATGCTTCTACCGCTGGTCTTTCTGTTTGTCGTACTTGGGCTTTTAGTGATGGAGGTGATAGAGCATTACAAATATCACCTGGTGTTTATGATGAACGTGTTTTTCAGGTAAAGGTTTGTTATTATAGTTTTGATAACTTTTACA
The DNA window shown above is from Solanum stenotomum isolate F172 unplaced genomic scaffold, ASM1918654v1 scaffold16320, whole genome shotgun sequence and carries:
- the LOC125850383 gene encoding mannan endo-1,4-beta-mannosidase 1-like — translated: MSFTRRSCISGLFLLFLALACEANSGFIGVKDSHFELNGSPFLFNGFNSYWLMHVAADPTERYKVTEVLKDASTAGLSVCRTWAFSDGGDRALQISPGVYDERVFQGLDFVITKPKKYGVRLILSFVNQWNDFGGKAQYVFII